In Candidatus Chlorohelix allophototropha, one DNA window encodes the following:
- a CDS encoding tetratricopeptide repeat protein has protein sequence MSQNEPKKDFFISYNKADKSWAEWVAWYLEAAGYSLTIQAWESLAGTNFVGYMHNAIISSQRIIAILSDNYLNSLYTLPEWAAFFADDPTGRQRLIIPVKVAECDPNKLGLLKAIARINLVGKEEASAREELLEEIRKVLAETGKPTTAPPFPKSGDAPRYPGTFPPIWNITHLRNAYFTGREDLLTDLEKAQTSAITQAVAGLGGVGKTQTAVEYAFRFAHTFELVWWVNAEFKNSLRSDLADLAFKLGLAKQGATEQQEAIANALHYLRTCPERWLLVLDNVEHPADVLPYLPGGGNGQTLITSRYNGDWGKSIKPLTAGIWEQSQSVQFLEKRVGRADPAFGELARELGGLPLALEQAAAYIIAKSKSGADYLRLFKERRMELFKKGNAPEGYHNDKVATTWDISFKALGEANPAGAELLELCAWLGTEPIPFSLFLEHAEELPERLAATAGDELEWDEAIGAIKRYSLAELSGEGLTLHRLVGLALRTAQGTDTARLEQAAGLLRAAYPSGDISGKIEVWEECGRLREAGLAVAGYAEERGAALEATSYLYNQIAGYLQYARADYGQALGCFQRALAISEKTLGSDHPTVATRLNNMGLLLKAMGDLPAALPLFQRALAIWEKQLGADHPQVATGCNNMGSLLKAMGDLPAALPLFQRALAIDEKALGSEHPDVAIDLNNMGGLLKAMGDLPAALPLYQRALAIWEKQLGADHPQVALGCNNMGVLLYQMGQRAEAERLLERALDIFKRALPPTHPNIKVVADALEVVRGSGS, from the coding sequence ATGAGTCAGAACGAACCTAAAAAAGATTTCTTTATCAGCTACAACAAAGCCGACAAGAGTTGGGCGGAATGGGTCGCTTGGTATCTGGAAGCGGCGGGCTATTCTCTCACCATTCAAGCGTGGGAATCGCTGGCGGGAACAAATTTCGTAGGGTATATGCACAACGCGATTATTTCCTCGCAGCGCATTATCGCCATCCTCTCCGATAATTATCTGAACTCGCTTTACACCCTGCCGGAGTGGGCGGCTTTTTTCGCCGATGACCCCACCGGACGGCAGCGGCTGATTATCCCCGTGAAGGTGGCAGAGTGCGACCCGAATAAGCTCGGCTTGCTCAAGGCAATTGCCCGCATCAATTTGGTGGGCAAAGAGGAAGCGTCTGCGCGGGAAGAATTGCTCGAAGAAATTCGTAAAGTGTTGGCGGAAACGGGCAAGCCCACTACCGCCCCGCCCTTCCCCAAATCCGGCGATGCCCCGCGCTATCCCGGCACGTTCCCCCCCATCTGGAATATTACCCATCTGCGCAACGCCTATTTCACCGGGCGCGAGGATTTGCTGACCGACCTCGAAAAGGCGCAAACCTCTGCCATCACCCAAGCGGTAGCGGGTTTGGGCGGGGTGGGCAAAACCCAAACCGCGGTGGAATATGCTTTCCGCTTTGCCCATACTTTCGAGTTGGTGTGGTGGGTGAACGCTGAGTTCAAGAACTCCTTGCGCTCCGACCTTGCCGACCTCGCTTTCAAGCTAGGCTTGGCAAAGCAAGGCGCAACCGAACAACAAGAGGCGATTGCCAACGCCCTCCATTACCTGCGCACCTGCCCCGAACGCTGGCTGTTGGTGCTGGACAACGTAGAGCATCCCGCCGATGTGCTGCCCTACCTGCCGGGAGGGGGCAACGGGCAAACCCTGATTACCTCGCGCTACAACGGCGATTGGGGCAAAAGCATCAAGCCCCTGACCGCTGGAATATGGGAGCAAAGCCAGAGCGTGCAGTTCCTCGAAAAGCGCGTGGGAAGGGCTGACCCCGCTTTCGGGGAGTTGGCGCGAGAGTTGGGGGGCTTGCCGCTTGCGTTGGAGCAAGCTGCCGCCTACATTATTGCGAAATCCAAGAGCGGGGCGGATTACTTGCGCTTGTTCAAGGAGCGGAGAATGGAATTGTTCAAGAAGGGCAATGCGCCGGAGGGCTACCACAACGATAAGGTTGCCACCACTTGGGATATTTCCTTCAAGGCGTTGGGGGAGGCGAACCCGGCAGGCGCGGAGTTGCTGGAGTTGTGCGCGTGGCTTGGTACCGAGCCTATCCCCTTCAGCCTGTTCCTTGAGCATGCCGAGGAATTGCCGGAGCGGTTGGCGGCAACGGCGGGGGATGAACTGGAGTGGGACGAGGCAATCGGGGCGATAAAACGCTACTCGCTGGCGGAGTTGAGCGGGGAAGGGCTGACGCTGCACCGCTTGGTGGGGCTGGCGCTGCGCACGGCGCAAGGCACGGACACCGCACGGCTAGAGCAAGCGGCAGGGCTGTTGCGGGCGGCTTACCCTTCTGGGGATATAAGCGGGAAAATAGAGGTGTGGGAGGAGTGCGGGCGATTGCGGGAAGCGGGGCTGGCGGTGGCGGGCTACGCCGAGGAGCGGGGCGCGGCATTGGAAGCGACAAGCTACCTGTACAACCAGATTGCAGGGTATCTGCAATATGCGCGGGCGGACTATGGGCAGGCGTTAGGTTGTTTCCAACGCGCCCTTGCCATTAGCGAGAAGACGCTAGGGTCTGACCATCCTACGGTTGCTACCCGCCTCAACAACATGGGGTTATTGCTAAAGGCGATGGGAGATTTACCCGCCGCCCTGCCCCTCTTCCAACGCGCCCTTGCCATTTGGGAAAAGCAACTTGGCGCAGACCATCCCCAAGTAGCGACTGGCTGCAACAACATGGGGAGCTTGCTAAAGGCGATGGGAGATTTACCCGCCGCCCTGCCCCTCTTCCAACGCGCCCTTGCCATTGATGAAAAGGCGTTAGGCTCGGAGCATCCTGACGTGGCGATTGACCTCAACAACATGGGGGGCTTGCTAAAGGCGATGGGAGATTTACCCGCCGCCCTGCCCCTATACCAACGCGCCCTTGCCATTTGGGAAAAGCAACTTGGCGCAGACCATCCACAGGTTGCGCTTGGTTGCAACAACATGGGGGTGTTGTTGTACCAAATGGGGCAACGGGCAGAGGCAGAGCGGTTGCTGGAAC
- a CDS encoding acyltransferase family protein, with protein sequence MLKKPLFLALAFVLVVVAIALLFEFTYSQNPKLTIDLNKEQQPALGLLNLEKTGFFTKEQNTSFGFYRWTKPQFSLNLPYLAKADYKLRLWLYPPDSAAPAPLAIRANGKKVTSIGTLTKGLHQYEVVVPAPLIEDGKLNFQFEVAPFEVKSDRRGQLGVIVTKIELERIAGGLPIPPRALFISVGLLLLLWALLIVGVYPHPRRWQFWAAFLTIALAQSLWLALQYASDPLSLSPALDNFFYNFNRLALIEYALVISVLIARLLMRGAVKKQNPSENEIVAGGKNEIRPLSSLRFIAAFMVLIFHISLFLELDPDLPPALNNLTLNGFIGVSLFFVLSGFILCYTYYPNFEKGLKGKLWNFWVARFARIYPMYLLTFLLSLFFVNDFEKAGAFYSLVHLVGLQSYIFDPNYFWFFNIPSWSVSTEVFFYMLFPFLLYLVIRYLKTVPQLLFAGVGLLAIQFGLMTLASGWSYSDQYLVFYRLGPGRLCEFLMGILAGKLFLLWRQRPVSKIERRWVSVLALISLLGVMGIMTVDKTVLQIYRFGAIYALPFAIIIFWLARYDTRTSKLLSAPVFVLMGEASYSFYLLQNAVILFMGNNFVSSVSGVTDYALYGSIIIITSTLSIILFQWYETPARVFLRKRLLRK encoded by the coding sequence TTGCTTAAAAAACCTCTCTTTCTAGCGCTTGCTTTCGTTTTGGTTGTTGTAGCCATCGCCCTCCTATTTGAGTTTACTTATTCGCAAAACCCCAAGCTAACCATAGATTTAAATAAAGAGCAGCAACCCGCCTTAGGGCTTTTGAACTTGGAGAAAACGGGCTTTTTCACCAAAGAGCAAAACACAAGTTTTGGCTTTTACCGCTGGACAAAGCCCCAATTCTCCCTGAACCTGCCCTATCTCGCCAAAGCCGATTATAAATTGCGCCTGTGGTTGTATCCGCCCGACTCGGCTGCGCCTGCTCCCTTAGCCATCCGCGCTAATGGTAAAAAGGTTACTAGCATTGGCACGCTTACCAAAGGCTTGCATCAATACGAAGTGGTTGTGCCTGCCCCCTTAATTGAGGATGGAAAACTCAATTTCCAATTCGAGGTTGCCCCCTTTGAGGTGAAAAGTGACAGGCGCGGTCAGTTGGGGGTTATTGTTACCAAAATTGAGCTAGAAAGAATAGCGGGCGGGTTGCCGATACCCCCTCGCGCTTTGTTTATTTCGGTGGGTCTGCTGCTACTGCTGTGGGCGTTGCTAATCGTGGGGGTATATCCGCATCCGCGCCGCTGGCAATTCTGGGCAGCTTTTCTCACGATCGCCCTTGCGCAATCGCTGTGGCTGGCGCTTCAGTATGCGTCCGACCCACTAAGCCTCAGCCCTGCCCTAGATAACTTTTTCTATAACTTTAACCGCTTGGCGTTAATCGAGTACGCGCTGGTGATTAGCGTACTCATTGCCCGCTTACTTATGAGAGGGGCAGTTAAAAAGCAAAACCCTTCTGAAAATGAAATCGTGGCGGGTGGCAAAAACGAGATTCGCCCCCTCTCTAGCCTACGCTTTATTGCCGCTTTCATGGTGCTAATTTTTCACATTTCGCTTTTTCTTGAGCTTGACCCAGATTTGCCGCCCGCCTTAAACAATCTAACGCTCAACGGTTTTATTGGGGTAAGCCTCTTTTTTGTGCTGAGCGGTTTTATCCTTTGCTATACTTACTATCCAAATTTTGAAAAGGGCTTGAAGGGGAAGCTGTGGAACTTTTGGGTAGCCCGCTTTGCCCGTATCTACCCCATGTATCTGCTAACTTTCCTGCTTAGCCTGTTCTTTGTAAACGACTTTGAGAAAGCAGGCGCATTTTATAGCCTTGTACATCTGGTAGGTCTCCAATCTTACATATTCGACCCCAATTACTTTTGGTTTTTCAACATCCCTTCGTGGAGTGTAAGCACGGAAGTATTCTTTTATATGCTCTTCCCCTTCCTGCTATACCTAGTTATACGCTATCTCAAAACTGTGCCTCAATTGCTATTCGCGGGCGTAGGCTTATTGGCAATCCAATTCGGTTTGATGACCTTAGCCAGCGGGTGGAGTTACAGCGACCAATATCTTGTTTTTTACAGGTTAGGACCCGGTAGGCTGTGCGAGTTTCTGATGGGCATTCTGGCGGGGAAATTATTCTTGCTGTGGCGACAGCGTCCGGTGAGCAAAATAGAGCGGCGTTGGGTTTCGGTGCTGGCGTTAATTTCACTGCTTGGCGTGATGGGAATAATGACGGTAGATAAAACTGTGCTGCAAATCTACCGTTTTGGCGCAATTTACGCCCTCCCCTTTGCCATAATAATTTTCTGGCTGGCGCGTTACGACACCCGTACCAGTAAGTTGCTGTCCGCCCCCGTTTTTGTGCTGATGGGAGAAGCGAGTTATAGCTTCTATCTCTTGCAAAATGCGGTCATTCTGTTTATGGGCAATAATTTTGTCTCTTCCGTTTCAGGGGTAACGGATTACGCCCTGTACGGCTCAATAATCATTATCACCTCTACTCTTTCCATTATTCTTTTCCAATGGTACGAAACTCCGGCGCGTGTCTTTTTAAGAAAGCGTCTCTTGCGGAAATAA
- a CDS encoding Uma2 family endonuclease encodes MVQPARQNYTPEEYLRLEESSLEKHEFYKGDIFLMAGATESHNLIAANAIIELGSGLRGKPCKVYSSDMRIQVQSNGLYTYADVSVVCGQVEFATSRTDTITNPILIIEVLSPSTEKYDRSQKFELYRALTSLENYLVIDQARIYVEYHRRVEGTKWLMETYSRLDEVIKLPWFNLQIPLVNLYDKTDLVI; translated from the coding sequence ATGGTGCAGCCTGCCAGACAAAATTATACCCCCGAAGAATATTTGCGTCTTGAGGAAAGCTCGCTTGAAAAGCACGAGTTTTATAAGGGTGATATTTTCTTGATGGCAGGAGCTACCGAATCTCACAACCTGATTGCCGCTAACGCCATTATTGAACTGGGCAGCGGATTACGTGGAAAACCCTGTAAAGTTTACAGCAGCGATATGCGGATACAGGTGCAATCTAACGGTCTTTACACTTATGCAGATGTGAGTGTGGTGTGCGGGCAAGTTGAGTTTGCCACAAGCCGTACCGACACTATTACCAATCCCATTCTGATAATAGAGGTTTTATCTCCTTCCACCGAAAAATATGACCGAAGTCAAAAATTTGAGTTATACCGAGCTTTAACTAGTCTGGAAAACTATCTAGTAATAGATCAAGCCCGGATATATGTGGAATATCATCGGCGGGTGGAAGGAACAAAATGGCTTATGGAAACTTACAGCCGTCTGGATGAGGTTATCAAGTTACCTTGGTTTAACCTGCAAATACCGCTGGTTAATTTGTACGACAAAACAGATCTGGTTATCTAA
- a CDS encoding glucose 1-dehydrogenase, which produces MRLEGKVAVVTGAASGMGLAIATLFASEGASVVAGDWNEQRLTEAVSAIQSSGGTITGVNGNIADKASAEGLVDLAISNYGRIDVLVNNAGVMDYMQGVGELSDDIWRRVLGINLDGPMFTCRRAVPQMLKQGSGSIINVSSTAGLSGGAAGAAYTSSKHALVGLTRSTAWMYATRGIRCNAILPGGTKTNIAETMPQDRLDPTGAQRAGAFAALIPAFLDPIDIATLALFLASDESRYINGALITADGGWMAL; this is translated from the coding sequence ATGAGACTTGAGGGAAAAGTGGCAGTAGTAACTGGAGCAGCTTCTGGTATGGGGTTGGCTATTGCAACTCTATTTGCGAGTGAAGGCGCATCGGTTGTAGCGGGCGACTGGAATGAGCAGCGGCTTACTGAGGCAGTTAGCGCCATCCAAAGTAGCGGCGGCACGATTACGGGTGTAAACGGCAATATCGCCGATAAGGCTTCCGCAGAAGGGCTGGTTGATTTGGCAATCAGCAACTACGGGCGCATTGACGTATTGGTAAACAATGCGGGCGTGATGGATTATATGCAGGGCGTGGGCGAGCTTTCGGATGACATTTGGCGGCGTGTTCTGGGCATTAATCTGGACGGGCCCATGTTTACCTGTCGCCGTGCTGTTCCGCAAATGCTCAAACAGGGTAGCGGCTCAATCATCAACGTTTCCTCTACTGCCGGACTTAGTGGCGGCGCGGCGGGTGCGGCATATACATCTTCCAAGCATGCGCTGGTGGGCTTGACTCGTAGCACCGCTTGGATGTACGCCACCAGAGGTATCCGCTGTAATGCCATTCTGCCGGGCGGCACTAAAACCAACATCGCCGAAACAATGCCGCAGGATCGGCTCGACCCCACAGGCGCACAACGGGCAGGCGCGTTCGCCGCGCTGATTCCGGCGTTCCTCGACCCGATTGATATCGCCACCTTAGCTCTTTTCCTTGCTTCGGACGAGTCGCGTTACATAAACGGCGCGTTGATAACTGCCGATGGCGGTTGGATGGCGCTCTAG
- a CDS encoding transposase: MRYDPEKHHRRSIRLQGYDYRQGLFFLTICTYQREQLFGEVVDTTTKLNRFGEIVQETWEWLPLQYPSLELDICVVMPDHFHGLLFLEGAFDNNSKPEIKTLGHIVKAMKSVSGKKINILRETPGASVWQRNYYEHVVRDEADLARIREYITNNPANSEADLNKSWG; the protein is encoded by the coding sequence TTGCGATACGACCCCGAAAAACACCACCGACGTTCAATTCGCTTGCAAGGATACGATTATAGGCAGGGTCTTTTTTTCCTGACGATTTGTACTTACCAACGTGAGCAGTTATTTGGTGAGGTCGTGGATACTACGACAAAGCTGAACCGATTCGGTGAAATTGTACAGGAAACGTGGGAATGGTTACCCCTACAATACCCCTCGCTGGAACTTGATATTTGCGTGGTAATGCCCGACCATTTTCATGGCTTGCTTTTTCTGGAAGGCGCATTCGATAATAACAGCAAACCTGAAATCAAAACTTTGGGACATATTGTTAAAGCGATGAAGTCTGTATCTGGGAAAAAAATCAATATATTAAGGGAAACTCCGGGCGCGTCCGTTTGGCAACGTAATTATTACGAGCATGTCGTTCGAGATGAGGCAGATTTAGCGCGTATCAGGGAATACATTACAAACAATCCGGCAAATTCGGAAGCAGATTTAAATAAGAGTTGGGGATAA